A stretch of DNA from Melioribacteraceae bacterium 4301-Me:
TACTGCTTCAGATGTTTCTAAATTTGCAGATACTTCAGTATCAAGAGGCGTAACTTATTATTACAGAGTTCGACAAATTTTAGGTGATCGCATTTACACTGAATATTCAAACACTGTGCAATTGACAACACCAAATTAAATGAGTATGACAGATAAAGCTCAAATAGATAATTATTTTAAGTCGGGCGATTCTAAGGCGATTTTTGTGGTTGATAAAACTGGGAAGATTATCGCTCTAAACTCTTTTGCCAAAAAATTATTAGGCGGCGACGTACAGGGTAATTTTTTTCAATTATTTGAGCCAAAAAATCAACAGGTAATTGAACAGTCGTTTAACCAGTCAGTTCAAAGTGATATTTTTACTAAACAAATACTTGATATAACTTATGAGTATGAAACTCATACTTACGAAATAAATTTTATACCGCTGAAAAGCGAAAGTAATATTTATGTTCTTGTTGAACTTAGTGAATCCGAATTTAAAGTAGATGAAGAAAAAACAAAAAAGTTTTGGATTTCTACTACTGAGTTAGAAAAATCAATTATCGATAAAAAATTACTTGAAATAATTGAAAGGATTAAATCATCCTTTCCTTTTTCTTTTATAGAAAAAACTAAACTACAAAAAGATATTAATCAGCTTAACAATTTTTTTTGGATTAAAGACCCTGCTGGCAAAATAATTATTGCAAATCAAAGTTTTGCAGAGGCTTTCGCTACAAAACCCTCCCAAATGGAAGGTAGCTTTGAAATCGAATTTTTACCTAAACACTTATTGAAATTGTTCAAGACAATAGATAATTATATCATTGAAACTTCTAATGTTGTCTTGATTGAAGGGCTTTCTTCTCAATTAATTTTCGGCATGTCTAAGGGTCTGCAATTAGTATTCTTTCCTATACTTGATATTGACAGGAAAACAGTTGCTATTGTGGGTTTGTCTCAAATTAGCAGTGCAAGTGAATTGCAGTTAAAGATAGATGAATTTACTGCTTTAGCAATTAAGTCGTTTGATTTCCCAATGCTGATAGTTGATAATCAAAATAAAATTACTGCTTTTACTTATGCTGTAAATGAGCTGTTAGGATTAGGGAAAGAGATTGATTTAAGTAATTACACTATTGATGCGGTGTTAGATAAAGAATTACTTAATACTTTTAATAAATATAAAGATGATGTTAAGCAGAAGAATTCAATTGAGTTTAGCTATGTAATAGTTGGTACAGAGAAATTAAAAGTTAGAATAAAAATGAAAAAGATATTCGATACTAATGATAATTTGATAGGCATACAATTAGAATTTATACCGCAGCATAAAGAAAAAGAGTTAACGGAAAGCAAAGCAAAAATGTACGATGCTTTGTTTCAAGCTCTTCCAGAAGCTATGTTTATTTATGATGTTGATAATTTGAAATTTTTGGAGGTTAATAATGCAGCACTGAGCCTATATGGTTACTCACGAGAAGAATTTTTAAATATGGATCTTACTGACCTTTATGCACCTGAAGATATTCAAACTTTACTTGAGGCAGGCGAAAGAAAGACTAAAATTGGAGATTATTCTGGTCCCTGGAAACATAAAAGACGAGATGGAACAACAATTCTTGTTAAACTTAATAGAAGCAACATAGTCTTTCATGGTAAAAATGCTCATCTTAATATTATTAAGGATATTAGTGAAGAATTTGATCCTTTTAAAAAAATACAGATTTTTCAACCGCTGCTTGAAAATTCATCCGATATTTTACTGACAACAGATAAAGATGGCATTATTCTTTTCACAAACGAAACTTTTACCAGAAAGTTAGGCTATCCTAAAAGAGAAATTGAGAAGAAATCGTTCCTTAGCCTCGTATCAGATAATGACCGTTCCAAAGTAAGTAAAGAGATTTTTCGTTCATCCATAAATTCTCCATTAACCTTAAATGTGGATCTCAAGAAATCTAATGGTGAATTTATTAAGGCAAATTTAGTATCAATTCCAATTGTTGGTGCTGATGAAAAAATAGAGTTGTTTAATATCATTCTAAAATTAGAAGAAGAAATTAAGAAAGAACAAAAACAAGCTTATGTGGATTTACAATCGAAAATTGACCCGCCGTTTCTTTCTAACGTATTTCACGAAATACTCACTCCAATTAATGTAATAATTGGTTTTGTACAAGAACTTGCAGAAAGTATAAAAGAACCTAACGAAGAACAAAAAGAAGCAATTGAAATAATTCAAGAGAATCAAAAACTGCTTCTTCAGATAATGGATAATGCTGTTGATTACTCAGCCTTAGAACAACAAAGTGTAAAACTCAAGTTGGAAAATATAACTTTCACTGATCTGCTTGAGGAGTTAAGAAATAATACAAAAAAAATGTTTGATTCCAGACAGGTGGAACTAAATTACGGCAAAATATCAACCTCATTAACATTTGAGTCTGATAAACAAAAAGTACTTTCTTTAATTACACTTTTCTTAAAATTTGCTTCACAAATAACCAAAGAAAAAGTTATTTATCTATCTGCCTATTATATCAGCGAAGAAAAATTTGCCGTTGCTATACGGGATTCCAAATCTAATATTTCACAATACTTATTAAAAGCATTTGATGAAATTTTTAGCCAACATGAAAATACCATTAGAAGAAATTATGGGTTCTCAAGATTTTCTGTAAAATTAGCAAATAAACTAATTGAAGTGTTTTCTGTTGAAAAAGAAGTTATTACCAAAGAAGGACAGCCTTATGAATATGCGTTAATTTTTCCAGTGAAATTTATACGAAAGGAAGACCGCAAGCTTGAAGTTAAACGCGCCGAAAAACCAACTGAAGTATTTAAAGAAGATAAAATAAAGCCAAAGGAAATAATTGAAAAACCAGTCCCCAAAGTTGAAAGAGTTGAACCCATTCATGAAACGGAGAAACGTCAACTAGAACTATCACAGCTTTCTTGTCTTTATATGGAAGATCAACTTGACTCTCAAATTTTGTTCAAAGTACAAATGAAAGATTTAAAGACTATTGAGTTTGCTGATAGTTTAGAAAATGCTTTACCACTGCTGAAAACTAAAAAATTTGATTTTATCATTATAGACATCAACTTAAAAGGCGAATACAACGGGTTAGATGCATTAAGGATTATTCATAAAATGCCTGGATATGCCGATGTCCCAATCATAGCATCTACTGCTTACCTTTTGCCAGGCGATAAAGAGAGTTTTATAAGTGCTGGTTTTAGGGATTTTATACCCAAACCGCTTTTAAGAGATAAAATATTAGATGTTCTTCAAAAAATTTTTAACCTGCGTGTATGACTATAAATTTTTCGTTAAAAAGGTTTACTTTCGACTCAAAAAATTTCTTAGGAATAAACTTTACAATTGAAATTAATTTCAATATGAAATGTGAGAATTAGCATTCAAAAATGAATTTATTGCCGAAGGCCGATACGTAAAACGTTATTACACTAGGTTTCTACGAACCATTTTACAGTAAGTCGGAACGCCGTTCCGACTAAATCAGCCATACAAAATTTTTTTTCTCGCAGCACGTACCAGAAAATATTCTCCACTGGGATAAAACTTGTCAAATGTGTTTGACCTTATCTTTTCCTTCTAAGCCTTAGTAACTCTGTTTAACCATAAAAAACTGAACTTTATTACCCTATATCTCATATTTTTCAAAGATTTTATCAAGTCTTTCTTTTGTACAGATTTTAGTCTCATTTGGGTTTAATGTTATTGTTCAACGTTGTGTGGGTTGGGTTTGCTAGCTCTCACATCAATAATCAGTGCAATAAATAATTCATTGTCTGCCATCCGGTTGACCATATGGGTAGTAGAGGAAGAGCTCGTCCCTACAGCAAAAAAATGCCCCTCAATGAGGGGCAGTAAATTTAAAACCCCCCTCTCCCTTAGGGAGAGAACCGGGGAGTGGGCTGTTACTTTATTAACATGAATTTTTTAGTTGCAACATAATTGCCAGCCTGCAATCTGTAGAAGTAAACACCACTCGATAAACTACCTTTGTTAATTGTGCTGTTAAATTCAACTTCATAAATGCCAGGGTTGTGTATTTGGTCTACAAGTGTTTTTATTTCATTACCAAGCAAATCATAAATCCTAAGCGTTACATGTTCTTGTTTAGGTAACGAATATTTAATTTTTGTAATTGGATTAAAGGGGTTTGGGTAGTTTTGATATAGTTCATATCCAGTCGGAATATTGTCACTTAGTAGTTTAACGTCTGTAGTTGTAGTTACAAGCGCAGCAATCCAAATATCCACGTCAAAATTTGACCAAGCAGAGTACATATCATGGTAAGTATTGTTTGACCATTTTTCCCAAGCACGCTTAGCGCCTTGTCCCTCACCATCGGCATCACAGATTAAAGCGAATTGGTCATCTACGCTGTTATCCCATTCGATACCAATAAAAAATTGTCCGTTTACTGTTACATCCGATTCTACAGCGAAAGCATTGTAAATTGTACCAGCATTTGAAACATCGATAACATCAACAGAATATGATTTTGAATACAGAAGAGTACCTGGTTCACCGTTGTTGCCAACAGATCTAACTACTAAATTGAAATTATCTGCTGTCCCAATAATTTGTTTATAAGCAAAATATAAATTTGCTTGGATTAATTTACCGCTGCCTACAAAATCAAACCTTTGGTATTTCCCCAAATCTTTATAAATATTTGTACCGGCAACATAGCCACTATCAGCAGGGGGTGTAGCGCCAACTGTCCATAATCTTGCTGAATCACCATAAAATAAAGTCTGTGTTACTGCTTGACCGGATATAGTTACGTGTTTAATATCACTAAACGAGCTTAAATTGTTAGAGGTATCAAAAGCTTTAATAGCAAAATAATAAGTGCCTGCACTTAAGCCGCAAATTTCAAAATTGTTTTGACCAATAACTAATATTGGGGAATCACCTTGAGTAGCACCGGTCCCATTCCAATTTACCCCGTCAGTTCCATAATATATATAATAGCCTGCTAAATCACTTTCAGAATTTACATTCCAATTTAATGAAACACAATTTCCACCAGAAAGTTGTATGGTAAGGTTAGTGGGTGTGGAAGGCGGTATTGCATCTGGGACGTTTACAGCCCTGTTTATAATTTTTGTATTAGCATTTGTAGAGGTTATTGTAATTTTATACCTATTAAAACCAGAGATATTTGGATTAGCAAGAATTGAAAATGTAATAGTTGCAGATGAATTAGCGGCGATATTTCCTACAGTTTGGATTAAATTTCCAGATGCCAATGTTAATCCTTCAAACAGCTCAAGCGTTGCAACTACATTACCTGCAGTAACTGTACCAGTATTAAATATATCGAGTTGAACATTGAAAGGATTGGGGGTTATGTTTCCGTTTTGTAAAGAAAGACTTGATGGAGCAGTAACTGTAATGGCAAGTGGTGGCAGCAATTCAATGCTGGGTTTAATGCTTCTATATGCTTTATTGTTTGACTCATTAGATTCAACTATTACATTAGCGGGGTCTACTTTAACAACAATTGTTCTATATTCTGGATTAAATGGAACCGTGTAGTCAAAAGCAAAAATGCCTGTAGAACCTGCGGCAATATTAGCTATTGAACCACTGCCTATTGGCGGAGCATTTCCACCTGCATCTGGGTCTCCATCAAATGCAGTTACAATTATATTGTTTGCTGCTATATTGCCGTAATTGTGTACTGTTACTGTAATTGTAATTTTGTCGCCTGCATTAATTTCACTATCTGTTTTGCTGAAAACAATGTCTGATGAAGAAACAGCTAAATCTGGATAATCAAGGGAATAAGCAAGCGGCATAAAATCAGCACCGGCACCGCCGTTACTTTGCAAAACAGAGACGAAGCCACTACTTTCTACTTTATAAACATATTTGCCATATTCAGAACTAAAGTGATAGTATTCCCCCTCATTTAATGTTCCATTCCAAACAATAGTTGGATTGGAATATGGGAATGCATCATATTGACCAAGCTTCGTAATTGTAACACTATTATTGTTATCAAAAGAAAAGATATGAATATCACTTTGGATTGTAGGTACATAAAAAAGTTTACCAAATCCTTTGCCGGTTTCATCAATTGCACGAGTCATATAATAATAAAAACCATCCCAGCCAGAAAATGGTATATTTGCGGTAGAAACAGGTCCTGAAGATGTTACAGTCCAAAATGTTCTACTTGTAATACCATCTGTGTGAACTTGACCCTTTTGCAAAGTGTACGAACTAATTGTTTCTCCTGTAAGGGTATTTTTAACTGTCACATTATTATTATCTGAATAAGAAGTAACGGTAATGCTGTTTTCCCAAAGACCATTGTATGCTGAATATCCATAAAACAATGTTCCGATAAAACTACCGTTGCTCGATGGCACATAATAATCTTGGTCTGTATATGACAAAACTGAAACCGGTTTTGTAGCTGAAACTTGTAAAGGTGTAGAATATGGTATATTACCAGCGTCACTAAAAGAATAATGTTGCCCGGCATTTATAGTGCCCGCAGCGATTAAAATTCCCGTTCGCAAATTTTTAACTGTAAAACCCGTATTATCCTGATAAGCAAAAATTATAAAATCATCGTAGTTGTCATAGCTACTGGACATCCATGTATCAAGTTTAGTAGAAACACCGCGTCCAGCTTCATCAATTGCAAAAAATCCATTAACTGTATGATTAATTGCATCTCCTACAAGAACAGTATAAGTTTTATTTCCCACTATCCTAAAAACACCACTCCCATAATTAAAAGTGAAAGTTGAATCTAAGTTAAGTGTTTTGGTGCTTTGCAGGTTGTTGGCTGCATCATAAATTGATATGTTGGTATTATCGAAATAAGAAAATATTGTAATATCACCGAATGTGTAAACTGTTGTGGCGAATGTTCCATTTGTTTCGTTAGGTACAATGAAATGACCGTTTGTCTGACTCTTCAATACTGTTGATGACAGGGTTGCCTTCTTTTGAGCAAGAAAAAAATTACTCGACAGAATAAGGATTAACAATAGGGATAGTACATTCTTATAGTGGTTTTTCATAGCTCCTCCTTATAAAAAGATTTGTTAAAAGAATGCCCTCAGTTTGGTTAGTAAATTGTTTTTTAAGAGAGAATAAGTGAGGTTGTATTTATCATTTTAGATGTATTATTTTCAAAAAAAAGTTAACTAATAAATTTTATTAAGTCAATTTGAAAGTGATGTAAGGCAAGTAAAAAAAAAAGATATGATATAGCATTAATTTTATTTCTTTTTGATTAGTAAGTATAATTTGAGAAACTCATTTTAAGTAGATGAATTTTTGTTGACAAGAAATTTTACTGCATTTCTAAGTATATCATTTGGAACCGGCTTAGCTAAATACATATCCACACCTGAATCAATTGCTGTTTTTCTGTCTTTTAAAAAAGCATGAGCTGTCAGACAGAGTATTGGTATCCTTGATGTTTTAGGAGAAGATTTTAATTCTATTGTTAAATCAATCCCGCTTTTTTCACCTTTAATTGAGATATCCATAATTATTATATCATAGTTTGTGTTCTTTATTTTCTGATAAAACTCATCAGAAGATTCACAAACATCAATCTCAAATTCCTGCTGAAATAACTTGAGAAGTACTTTTTGAGATAAAAAATCATCCTCTACTACTAACATTTTTTTCATTTATCTATCAGCACCATAGTTATTTTCACATTATTTACTTTCGCTGTTTAAGCTTTCAGCAAATATTACCCTAAATGTTGTACCACGACCTTTTTTACTTTCTACTTCTATTTGTGCATTATTTACTTCACAATACTTTTTGACAATTGCCAATCCAAGACCGTTACCTTCAAACTTTCTCGTATAACCTTGACTTTCTTGCCTAAAAGGTTCAAATAAATGTGGAATAAATTCTTCAGCTATTCCAATCCCTGTATCCTTTACTTCTACTACTAAATTATTTTTTTCATTTTTTATGTTAATCTCTACTTTACCATGTTGAGTATATTTAATTGCATTATCAATTAAATTCGAAAATATTTGATTAACGCTATATTCATCTATATTTATTATCGTATTGTCTGTAAATTTATTTAGTGTAAATGTAAGGTTTTTCTCTTGAGCCATTATTTGATATTCCTTATATAATTCTGATAGTATGTCTTCATAAATATCTACATTTGCATAAGACGCTTCATAAGCACCAATTTGCAATTCTGACATGTTTAGTATAGAGTCAACAGTTCTTATTAGCCTTTTGCCAGCAGAGGTAATTAAGTCGCTTATTTCCTTTTTTTCAGGATTATTTTTCAACTCATTATCATCGTTTAATATTTCTGAATAGCTCAACATTATATTTAGTGGTGTTCTTATTTCGTGCGACATTTGAGCAAGGAACTCTGTTTTAAGTCTATTCGATTCTTCAGCCTTTTCTTTTGCTACAACCAAAGCTTTTTCTGCTTCTAATCTTTTTTGGTCGTTGATTAGTTTCTCTATGCAGAATGAAACGTCCATTCCCATTTCTTCGAGAAGAACTATTTCATCTTTGTCAAAGAAATTCTTTTGTTCGTGATATAATTTAATTGCACCATAAGGTTTACCGAATACAATAATTGGAATACAACACGCAGAGTTGCAGCCTTTTTCTAAAGCTACTTGACCAAATAATTCATTTGCGTACGAGCTTTCTAAGTCGTTATAAGTAATACATTTTTTAGAATCTATTGTAATTACAATAGGATTAATTTTGTTTTTTTCATTAGATAAATCGATTTCCGAGTACCTATCGAGAAAATCAGCTCCTTTATTTTCAACTACTTTTAATAATTTATTTTCGGTATCTAATTTCCATATTAAGGCCATT
This window harbors:
- a CDS encoding PAS domain-containing protein, with protein sequence MTDKAQIDNYFKSGDSKAIFVVDKTGKIIALNSFAKKLLGGDVQGNFFQLFEPKNQQVIEQSFNQSVQSDIFTKQILDITYEYETHTYEINFIPLKSESNIYVLVELSESEFKVDEEKTKKFWISTTELEKSIIDKKLLEIIERIKSSFPFSFIEKTKLQKDINQLNNFFWIKDPAGKIIIANQSFAEAFATKPSQMEGSFEIEFLPKHLLKLFKTIDNYIIETSNVVLIEGLSSQLIFGMSKGLQLVFFPILDIDRKTVAIVGLSQISSASELQLKIDEFTALAIKSFDFPMLIVDNQNKITAFTYAVNELLGLGKEIDLSNYTIDAVLDKELLNTFNKYKDDVKQKNSIEFSYVIVGTEKLKVRIKMKKIFDTNDNLIGIQLEFIPQHKEKELTESKAKMYDALFQALPEAMFIYDVDNLKFLEVNNAALSLYGYSREEFLNMDLTDLYAPEDIQTLLEAGERKTKIGDYSGPWKHKRRDGTTILVKLNRSNIVFHGKNAHLNIIKDISEEFDPFKKIQIFQPLLENSSDILLTTDKDGIILFTNETFTRKLGYPKREIEKKSFLSLVSDNDRSKVSKEIFRSSINSPLTLNVDLKKSNGEFIKANLVSIPIVGADEKIELFNIILKLEEEIKKEQKQAYVDLQSKIDPPFLSNVFHEILTPINVIIGFVQELAESIKEPNEEQKEAIEIIQENQKLLLQIMDNAVDYSALEQQSVKLKLENITFTDLLEELRNNTKKMFDSRQVELNYGKISTSLTFESDKQKVLSLITLFLKFASQITKEKVIYLSAYYISEEKFAVAIRDSKSNISQYLLKAFDEIFSQHENTIRRNYGFSRFSVKLANKLIEVFSVEKEVITKEGQPYEYALIFPVKFIRKEDRKLEVKRAEKPTEVFKEDKIKPKEIIEKPVPKVERVEPIHETEKRQLELSQLSCLYMEDQLDSQILFKVQMKDLKTIEFADSLENALPLLKTKKFDFIIIDINLKGEYNGLDALRIIHKMPGYADVPIIASTAYLLPGDKESFISAGFRDFIPKPLLRDKILDVLQKIFNLRV
- a CDS encoding CARDB domain-containing protein, whose product is MKNHYKNVLSLLLILILSSNFFLAQKKATLSSTVLKSQTNGHFIVPNETNGTFATTVYTFGDITIFSYFDNTNISIYDAANNLQSTKTLNLDSTFTFNYGSGVFRIVGNKTYTVLVGDAINHTVNGFFAIDEAGRGVSTKLDTWMSSSYDNYDDFIIFAYQDNTGFTVKNLRTGILIAAGTINAGQHYSFSDAGNIPYSTPLQVSATKPVSVLSYTDQDYYVPSSNGSFIGTLFYGYSAYNGLWENSITVTSYSDNNNVTVKNTLTGETISSYTLQKGQVHTDGITSRTFWTVTSSGPVSTANIPFSGWDGFYYYMTRAIDETGKGFGKLFYVPTIQSDIHIFSFDNNNSVTITKLGQYDAFPYSNPTIVWNGTLNEGEYYHFSSEYGKYVYKVESSGFVSVLQSNGGAGADFMPLAYSLDYPDLAVSSSDIVFSKTDSEINAGDKITITVTVHNYGNIAANNIIVTAFDGDPDAGGNAPPIGSGSIANIAAGSTGIFAFDYTVPFNPEYRTIVVKVDPANVIVESNESNNKAYRSIKPSIELLPPLAITVTAPSSLSLQNGNITPNPFNVQLDIFNTGTVTAGNVVATLELFEGLTLASGNLIQTVGNIAANSSATITFSILANPNISGFNRYKITITSTNANTKIINRAVNVPDAIPPSTPTNLTIQLSGGNCVSLNWNVNSESDLAGYYIYYGTDGVNWNGTGATQGDSPILVIGQNNFEICGLSAGTYYFAIKAFDTSNNLSSFSDIKHVTISGQAVTQTLFYGDSARLWTVGATPPADSGYVAGTNIYKDLGKYQRFDFVGSGKLIQANLYFAYKQIIGTADNFNLVVRSVGNNGEPGTLLYSKSYSVDVIDVSNAGTIYNAFAVESDVTVNGQFFIGIEWDNSVDDQFALICDADGEGQGAKRAWEKWSNNTYHDMYSAWSNFDVDIWIAALVTTTTDVKLLSDNIPTGYELYQNYPNPFNPITKIKYSLPKQEHVTLRIYDLLGNEIKTLVDQIHNPGIYEVEFNSTINKGSLSSGVYFYRLQAGNYVATKKFMLIK
- a CDS encoding response regulator, with product MKKMLVVEDDFLSQKVLLKLFQQEFEIDVCESSDEFYQKIKNTNYDIIIMDISIKGEKSGIDLTIELKSSPKTSRIPILCLTAHAFLKDRKTAIDSGVDMYLAKPVPNDILRNAVKFLVNKNSST
- a CDS encoding ATP-binding protein, giving the protein MIKNNIEEHNQHILIVEDSLTQAEQLRYILEKRGYKVTVAVDGKKALDYLRKNRPFIIISDVVMPEIDGYELCQQIKSNEKLRDIPVILLTSLSDPEDIIKGLTSGADNFLIKPYDENYLISRIEYIKANSELRKHEKSRLGVEISFGGKRHTITSDRLQIIDLLLSTYETAILKSNELEKAKKELEALNSQLERKVKERTAELSQEIEKRIQIEEHLRKLNRIYRVTSSINQSIVRCQDEQSLFREVCKVAVDEGKFKMALIWKLDTENKLLKVVENKGADFLDRYSEIDLSNEKNKINPIVITIDSKKCITYNDLESSYANELFGQVALEKGCNSACCIPIIVFGKPYGAIKLYHEQKNFFDKDEIVLLEEMGMDVSFCIEKLINDQKRLEAEKALVVAKEKAEESNRLKTEFLAQMSHEIRTPLNIMLSYSEILNDDNELKNNPEKKEISDLITSAGKRLIRTVDSILNMSELQIGAYEASYANVDIYEDILSELYKEYQIMAQEKNLTFTLNKFTDNTIINIDEYSVNQIFSNLIDNAIKYTQHGKVEINIKNEKNNLVVEVKDTGIGIAEEFIPHLFEPFRQESQGYTRKFEGNGLGLAIVKKYCEVNNAQIEVESKKGRGTTFRVIFAESLNSESK